Genomic window (Musa acuminata AAA Group cultivar baxijiao chromosome BXJ1-9, Cavendish_Baxijiao_AAA, whole genome shotgun sequence):
AGTTGATGAAACAAAGAGAAAAGTCTTGACAGTGACATACTTCCATGCTGCATGTTCTGCATGTCTCCTTATTCAGAAGCTGATATGGATGCAACAGTAAAGCTGGGGACTGTATCAGCACAGAGCAGATAGATATCCATCATCATTGTTATGACAACATCTTGGGCTTTAAAAGAGGCATCTTGTGCTATAACTTCAGCAGTGATGCATCCAAAATATATCATCTAAACACCATACATTTCATCATATGATTCCCTATAGTACTATGCATCAACAAAATTCCAAAGCCAGCCTATGCCTTATCACTTGCATAATATTCTGCATGTTCTTCAGCTACATCAGAGTAAAGACAAAGCCAGAATACTTCCTGAGATTGGTGTTCTACACTCGTCCTTCTTTTCAGAAACTAGACAGACTGAGTTATTTAATGAGCTGGTGATGGTTTcagagaagaagcagcagcatggGAGTGCATCAGGCTGAGTCCCACAGAATGGTGGAAAACCACCTTATCTTCTTCCACTCTGCTCTCTTCAATTATGGATTAGTTTATTAAAATATCTGAGAGTGGGCAGCTCTTGCCCACCACCAGCCACCTTTCAGCTTCATTTGATCTGCCATCTCCTTCATGTCTGTGAAAATGAACAAGAATTCTCCATTAACCTACACTCCATAGGCTAGGAAATTTCCTTCATCAGTTCACATAAAGCTTTCCCTCATGTCAATGGTTCATTCAACCACTTAATACAGGAAAAACAAAAAATCAGCTTTCCCATGTTTCTTCTGTTTTCCAACATAACTAGTCTAACAAAACAAAAGATACCACCATCATGTATATTTTGCCAGTGATCATTAGTGCAAGTGGAACAGGGCAGATTTCAAGAAATGTACAGTTCTAAGACCAAATTGCTTAGGATTGTTTAGAAAAGAATATAAGAGAGCTTAGCTTGACAAAGTATGATAAGCCAGTTTTGTACATAAAGGTACAATAATATAGACATGATCCAAAACTAGATCCATCTTCTTTATATTGGTCTTCATGGATGTCTTATGTGAAAGGGGAATTGAATCTTTAGTTTTTAGGAGATAATTTAGTAGTATATTTAGAACAATCATCTTGTTTTTTTCCatgacaaaataaaaaaagaaaaaagtcaaACAGTTAAGACTAAGTCTCTGCTTCAaacttttcatcatcaaaatgattTGCCACTGAGTTTTAGACATTTATCAAGGTTTTTCATCATGATCTTGAATCAAAAGGAATCATAGCAATATAAAATGTGTGAGCTGAATTCAGCTCTTAAAAGGTAATGAGGAGAAATTTAATGATGTAAGTTCTTCTCCAAGACACAAAATATGGTGCTAACACATCATTTGTACATCAAACTGGATGGACAAATTTATTACATGACTTGGTATCGAAAGTGTGAAGCATATGTTGGTGGTCAGTCGCATGTACTTTTAGGCATCTGAAGAGCCAAAGAGGAAACAAACTTGCAGCCAAAAGACTGTTCTATCATGGACACCCTGTTCTTATTATTTCTTGCTTAATATGTGATTTGACTTCCGATATCAAGCTTAGTAAGTCAATAGGATATTTTCCTGACCAAGAGTTTGTCTAATGATGATTGTTTATGCCCTTAATtttcattaaaattaattatgatgatCATCATAGTTTTTTTCCTTGATTTCAATGATGCCTCGTGCTACTTTATTTTATGCACAAGAGAAGCAACATCATAGAAGAGAAGGAATGTTCATTCTACTCTCTTCTTACAAACTTGTGAAAGAAATGTTCTCATGCTTCATCATTTGCCCAATCCAAACTCTTCTTTCTCATGCTTGTATGGTGGATCTCATCATCCACCCAATCTGGCCAACAATTTTTGTATCTTGCAGCTCACCTAAACCGAGTTGACATCTGCTCTGAAGCAAATGGGCGAACTGGAAGTTGTTGTGGTGTCATTCACAACCAGAACTCCTTTTTCTAAGATAGATGGACATGAATCTATTTCGGTGATTACTTCAAGTTGGAGTGTTTGCTTGTTTCTGTGATTATTAGATATAGCTATAGTATTGTATCTGTTACAACACTTGTACTCTATGATGCAAAAAAATCTCATGGAGAAAGAATTATATTATCTACCATTCTTCAAATGGATTGccaatttggcatataatgacagaGAAGGCTTCAGCAATTCATGGTTTTAAGAGACACTTGACATTACTTGGAGTCATTTTGATGGTGAAAGAAATAAACACAAACAGGACAACAGCATGATTAATATAACTATGAATTGTAATACACTCACTCCATgtatagaaaaataagaaaagaaaatatttccctCAAGAAAACTTCTGATTGGTATGTATGTAATGTAAACTATCCTCACTGTTTAATTAGGAACACAAACATGATCCTTTGCTATGGGTGTCACATCAGATCTCAGTAACAccgtcctcttcttcttttcttttatgtacaTTTGAGTTCTTCATGCATGCCTACGTGAGAACAAGGCCAGCATCAGGGTTTGCCACAAAATAGGCCAAGGCTCCAACTAATGGAGCATTGATGTAGGTGGTCGGCTCGGATTTGCGGAAATCAGCACGATCATCCTCGTAAATGTCGTCGTCGCCGGGGCCACCGACCACTGCTCCGATTTGAGGATTAGGGTTAGGGTCGGGGGACTTGTAGTAATCTGATCCATCCTTGCACGCGATGAACTGAGGGTGGCTTGAGACTGACGGCAGCGAAGAAGCCCTGTGGTGAATCCTTTCCGGATATCGATCCCCGTATCCAACCATGTACGACATCTTCATAGGATTATCCCCTAAAATGTAGTCGATCTGACAACAATAATATTCATCTTAATGTCTGAAAATGATTTGGTTATCGATCGATATCGACCATTAGATCAGCCACTGTACCTGCTTCTTGGCTTGAAGCTGAAGGGAGGCTGGGCCAACCCGAATGCTACCACAGTTCACAGTCTGTGATGACTTAGAGAGGTACTTGGCGTAGGTTAGAAGCAGGAAGGAAATGGAGGTGACGTGCTGCATGTTGCTGCCTCCGGGCTTGTAGAGCAGCCCACCAGGGGTGTATTGGATGTGTGAGGAAGAGGACTCTGGTATGAGTGTGCACATAAAGCTGTCGGCaaactccttataggactccaGAGACAGCACTTGTCCTTGTATGAACTCCTGCAGGCATCAGCCATGTGAATGAATGAGATCAAGAAGCTCCCCGGAGGTAGATGTGCAGTGAGCTTTACTGACATGACACACTAGTTAACCTTGGAGACCAAGACATTGAGGCCGGCATGCTTGTTGTCCCACCCAAACTCATTGATGTTGTCATCTGCTCCAAGAGTTTTACCATTGTTTTGGATGTAGCTGAGGAAGGAGTCATTCTGTGAGGCTCTTCTTAGCCATGCTGCTCCCCATAGTAACTCATCCTGACCAAATGAAGACCACAGTGGATGAAAGAAATTTAGGCTTAGGCATGAAGGCAAAGGTTCACTGTTATCTGAAAGGAAGGTTTGGTCTGCGTAAATTGAAATGTAAGGACAGGAAACAGATATATTGCCACCATTATACTGCAACTTTTTATCCTCTACAGTCTGCTGTTTCAGCTGACAGATGTGCCACCTTATTCTTGACCCTGTCTGCATTGTTCAACAGAGGATCATTTAGATGCAAAACATGGATCTTGTCATCCCTGGATCTTGTGAGGGTGGCACAATAAATTCTACAGTAATCTAGGATGGAAAGGACTATCtagctctctttttcttttttgcatttgTGACATACTGTACACATGACATCACACCATCCCATCAAATCATAGACGGTGGAAATCTCAATCATCACTATGTTGAAGGTATTCTGATTGTAATAtgattgtaatatatatataattcgactcATCTAATGTCTATCAAAAATTAAAACTACAAAGTACAATTGTCATGATTACCTGTAAATACCAATGAAATAATCCTCAACACTGATAATACTCTTCCACTGTGATAAGACAACAAAATTAAGACATTATATTACTTGAAGCTCAAAGAATGCCTATGATTATGTGTGGGGAGGACTAAGATTTGGGATTTCTTATTTTGACTAAGGACCATCTGAAGATGCCATAATCCTTGTTGATTGGAGTGGGCCATCTGAAGACAGGAGGAGGCTGCACACCACACAATATTTGGCATTCATGAACATCGGTGGAGGATCCAATCGATCAATAAATCTTGTGGTACTGTGGTTGGTAGCTCATGATGATTATGTGGTCCTTGTGATTGAAATAGTGTTTTATGTTGAACACAGGATGCTCTGTTTCAGCTCAGAGGCACAGAGTGGGGAGCTTAAACCCTCATCCATCACATTGTCTACATTGATGGACCATAGAAATTAAAGAAAAACTTAACTTGATCTGCTTCTTAGCAACACCACATGACATTGGTAAATATAAGAGTTTTGTGTGGAAACAACCAGCAGATCTTCAAAGAGACAAACTATCTTATTCAGGCGGCAAGGAGGCACTTTGATCATGTAGATTGGACCAAGCTTGGATCCAACACCCCTTCACATGAATTTAATGGATCATACAAAAACACTCATCTAATGTTCTGTTTCTATTCcaactttttctctttttgtggTTTATTTTTATGAGAAAAGTTTTACTATTTTACACTGAAATCAACACACAGTATGCTTCTTCTTAGCAATTCTCTTGTCAATCCTAAAGCCATCTTTTGCAGGTAGAAATCTAAGGAGATGAATGAAGAGAGAAGATTGACTTGCCTGATACCCATCGAAGTCACAGTAGAAGGGGCAAACTCCAGCTTTGAGCCCGGGATCATCACTGTAAGCTCCCTTGTAAGTGTCCGCGAACTCGAACGCCCTCACCGCGTTCTCCAACAGCTCCCTGGAGTAGTCTGGATCGTCGTCGCGGAACACCATCGACGCCGCCGCCAATGCGGCCGCCGTCTCAGCCACCACCTCGGACCCCGGCCTCTCCGCGCTCACGCTGTACACCGTCCTCGCCGTGTCCATGTCCTCCGGCCGCTCCCAGCAGCTATGGTCTCTCACAGGATTCCCCACCTGAGTGCACAACATACTAGAGTTTACTGATGTTGTGTGCTATACAGCCAACGCCATCGAAATCGTGGCACCGAGTTGTGACCTGAACGAAGACAAGGCCGGGGTGGGAGACGGTCTTCAGCAGGTAATCTGTGGCCCATCGGATGGCCACCGCCGCGTTCTGGAGCTCCTCGGCAGGCATCAGTTCGCCGAACTCGACGACGCTCCATGACAGCATTGTGGTGGTGAAGGCCATAGGGAAGCCAAACTTGACGTTGTCGCCGGCGTCGTAGTAGCCTCCAGTGAGATCGACCCCGGCCTCGGAGCCATCGGACAACGCCGAGTCTCCGCGCCACTGGGCTCGCTGCTCCGGCGGGAGCTTCCCGGACCTCTGGCCTTCAAAGAACAGTATAGATTTGGCCAATGCATCACGGTAGTCATGACCACTCGCCTGTGTCCATGACAGGCCTagtagcagaagaagaagacaccatgGTTTCATGACTACCGCCAATGCAAGGGTAATGTGCCTGCTAGATTGCAACGTTAGCGCCTTGAGAAGATGCCTCCCAATAATTATACAGTGGGAGGGGTAAGTAGGACAAAGGAGGAGAATCACGGGGACGAGAAAGGGAGGTCAGGGAGGGCGGTGGCCGCCgacaggcatggtgttgtcagctaATCACATGCATGCTTCTCCAGTGGGAGTGGGGCCATTACCCATGTTGGAGTTGAGGTGAAGCCATAAGATTGGAAGCAAGTTTTGCTTTGGTCGACAGCAGAATGGCTCTTCAACTATGTCTTGccgaagctgctgctgctgcttctacaTTTTCTACCATGTTAGCATCGGAGAAGCAGACTTGTCCTAATCTCCGACATAATTAACGGATAATATAAGTTGGGGAAGGAATCATGAAACTGACAAGTGAAATATAATGATAAAGCACATTTGAATTAGTtagaacatattagaagagaggatTTTCTTCGATATCTACTATcgtgccctcgtaagattgaggtTCTGTCAAGGATGTTAATCTTGGACCAATGCAATGAAAATAGTTTATGGGCGAgaagcttcgtgagtgagtctgtcaGTTGATCAGTCGTATGCACGTGAGAAACACTAATTGATGTATGACAATTTGATCTCATACGAAGTGAAAATCGATGACAATGTGTTTTATGTATGAGTGGAATACTAGATGctttggcccaacatctgattcctcctgttttaatcaatttgtctctccttgatcgaagctaatcctacgtcacttaaacgcacattaaatcataaacactctcaattggtttcatcatcactgATATTCAACAATTATTACActagatgcatgctattttgttccttctattatcaaaaatattattttcatttaatgttTAATAGTTCGttcgtagatataaattagtttttgagaacaatagttgttcaatattattatatgatgagatcatcacgagagaaacattgcataatggtttatttatactagacactgatccacatatcatgaatgtaagtgtgtccaagaagaaacgagatttggtgaacaatgcatatatgtagtattgtaggctaggtcacattcatgagagaatgattcaaaagttgctaaaggatgaatatctagatccattagacaatgagtcatatgcaacttatgagccttaccttcgtgaaaaactaacaAACTCTCTAATTAGTAGAACTAGAGTGAGAAAGTCACTAAGctactggaactcatatatagcgaAGTATatagacccatgttaactcatgtcataggtggttactcctactttattatttttactaatgatttctcaaggaatgaacatatgtacttgatgaagtacaagtctgaggcttttgagaaatttagagagcataagaatgaagtggagaactagattaGAAAGAGTCTCAAGACACTTTGATCAGATCGACgaagtgagtacttgagtacagagttcacgtagttcctcaaggaccatgggattctatcccaatggatacctccttatacacctcagctcaatggtgtatctaaaaggaggaatcgtacactgttagacatggtgcggtctaTGATGAACTTCGTCGACCTACCCATTTGTcacagacaaaattctaaacaagatgtttgatgtaatgcttatgtatgtccatgtcttttggtttgtacatgctttgcacaacatgtagatggatggtcgaaggcttaacagccccattttagttgggtttggtggccttcttaggcttataaataaatattgtgtcatgtggacacttgtgagagatattcggtctgtagtggaccattttgatcatttgttgtgcaaccattcagagcttgtaaagtatgtttgtaatttatattgtctatgaagtgttttctaaaatgtttgcttttggatcctgagtgaggtgctttctctaactcattttcttttttataggtcctaagggaccatgggaggttttggggaggctgacctttgtggacggacatgtaagggtgctgcatgacttaggcaaaactagataagtccatgacagatggtatcagagtgggataagtactcatagaaacacttaacatgcaaatgtgggggacctagataggctgtgttgagggcagtcagcacacacgcgaTCGTTTGGaggaaaaacgggcatggagatgtaggaaaaaggagtcgctcggaggagcgggcatctgagattggcattcagaggaatggctaacccttcgcgTAACAAGCACcacgagaacatgcaagcttggaagaatgcgtaatgcacaaaggttgggatggctgagttcgagctatggctcgacgttgacaactacacttgatggtgctcaagacaagcgaggcgcttgataaaggatgagaccattcaaggtggaatgagttgcttagcaACTGAAAGAATtatacaaagctcacagaggtgaggggaattgctaactcgaaaaattcggtactcatgcaagggcttgtatgcggatagtggaatgtttgcggccatcccaagtcgaccgaaactcggcgccatgaagCATTAGAATTTTCTTTTTAGCATGAGAAAGATACGtttgtaggaggctaaagtgtgcaacgagttcagcatgttgctaggccttgagtggtgcagcgagggCTGTATTTACGTGGAGTCacgatctagcaagtgtgtttgcatgaggcagaacaatgcacagtttattcagcaaatcggagtagtccaaggggatggtggtctccgaaacgaagagagatattgctccaacgggatagatatccaagaggaataagtctcggctctctagagggagaatcatgtgcaatagaccGCATATattaaggaggagtacctcaaaaagaataactccacgaagctcaatggaccgagcgagcggcgaggagtcgtcgcatgatctcgcttgagggaatgcattggtggatgtattgtgagatcaagtgggggagcgacccaaagcaacacaaatgaaagcatacttagagtcgatatggagatcagactcaagggagggctgacccatggaatggtgggcatgagggccaccatcaactcaatgcaaaacgaggagcggagcaatttgggtgtaacttggtgaagtacccaagtcgcatgaagggagctggcatagaagatggaacatggagcaaaggcacAGAGCttcccttggatagaggtcaaagacataaactcttgcagaggcaagagtaggatcatgttgttctatgggtccttcattatgATGGAAcatactcatcttgcatggtgctaaagacgaagggggcttctgggcacatgcaccttatctcaaagaagcatttaatggaggaactaaggcgacttaacttgcggaggcgaagttaagttcagaaggccttagcacggggcaagaggatgcgaaaGCGAATACTctcgaagaatatgccacagtgttgccattcaagttgccatgaaggaagcggtgcgtagcgaagattgtgctggtaggggtagaggcctaggatccaaacaatggtgcactaatttcaataaagtcagtggacttcaggagctactaggcgacgaactgtcctagagcggtactttgtctaggtgtgacccgagagcgagggggacgaaggtcgattgctaaaggagcgaatgaacaaaatcaaaggtggaagagaccctgcgatgtattggccgaggccacacatggagagatcacaattcgagttcatcccataaggatcagaatgcaatggagatgtcaccaagaggtgaCATGATGCAATAGATCATAgtagaatagttcgtggcaatgcgatacacacgacatagtctctGAGGAactatatcatatggaggtatgattggcagctattggaagctccacttcggtgaacaacacgtcgACAAGAAGGGCaatggattcaatgagtgaaggtcatggtaccgtagagacgggtcttccgtgcgtgcattgagttttacatcggatgaaagcctcggttatcagcatatggggggctgtgttccactaagtgaaaagttcgaatgcaagtactagtgagtcccatgggagagacttgatcatacagaggtatgaccgaagcagctggagagttagactgctatagagcccatatttgcttaagggagcccggcaagtcagacgacaaggtcgagtaagcaaatgttgctactaaggaagctaaggagaacagaatcggtgcaaaccctacaacgtgatggcagacgccatgcatgagagttatagtctatcttttcatcgactaaagggagttgcttggataacacagaggtgttgaagcagggggtcaaaaagggcgaggaagcgacgacgagtccaaagggacttagctacccaaaatcaagcaacagttagaatggaggtggactcaaagaaGTGCCATAGATACATATctattgatcatgaagaaaaatgatgcaaatgtgaggcgacggatagtagggccatgggcatggcaacgccatggtaccgtagaggcgggacttctaagaaagtcattgatcccttgctctcatgaagggagagcgcttagtcgtgaAAGGGGTCAAGGAGGTaaagcatgcaaaggcaaactccaaataccgagacaaggttaaagggtagaggccaaggaacttcataagaccggtgtcaacgagcttctcatcaagatagccgaaagtgaaggacttcgggtcatgtaagagtgcacaaccaaggaatgaaataggcagtacgtggtgatatacctttgctactcagtggagtaggcgacagggttgatggagaagatggtacaatcccagaggcgaccaaaactattagagacttactccaagttggggtgaaaacttcatgcattccagaagttcgatggcattgagaaggtgaatcacaatagctaactcaatgcaaggagtgcaaacacttcgagtgcttcagaagtgtgagcaaagagcaagcgaaggtcagtaaccaactcgatgcatggagtataacccttAAGGAGGCAGGCTAAGTCAAGTAACTATTGCcttttcaactcttaagagaatgggcgaaaccgagtaccccaattctcttatctatctagcaaaggagctctgcacaggtttaaagacccttcgaggatattagaagataatagttgtcaaatccttaccaatggtgatcagtgttacttagAGTAGATTATTTGCTTCATTTTCCGACAGAATGTCaattgaaagcggaagtgatgcaaatctacttgaaagtgataactaagtgaaagaagagtcgatgggaaaattttgtgaaggaagggcctaaaacttcaaaagtttacgaggcgatgctcgttaaagctccaacaagcatccacctagttcaagcagcatgagccatttgagagactggcacgtagtaaggatggtcttttccttcatctgatggATCTGtatgaaccaacagggatcagcagaactcagccaaccccacattagagtcaaagtcattgacgagttgaagtagcatagcggatcaaaggttcgactactaaaaaacaatagtggagagcaattgggagccaagaggtgcattgcagctggtgcagaagattgaagactcatcaaaggcaaggatttgcagtgtcggcaaaggtttcgacgaggatgtcgaaagaataagtgggggagaatgtcatggataaaattctaaataggatgtttgatgtaatgcttatgtatatccgtgtcttttggtttgttcatgctttacacagcatatagagcgatggtcgaaggcttaacagccccattttagttgggtttggtggccttcttaggcttataaataaaggttgtgtcatgtggacacttgtgagagatattcgatttgtagtggaccattttgaccctttgttgtgtaatcg
Coding sequences:
- the LOC135593528 gene encoding endoglucanase 23-like; the encoded protein is MKPWCLLLLLLGLSWTQASGHDYRDALAKSILFFEGQRSGKLPPEQRAQWRGDSALSDGSEAGVDLTGGYYDAGDNVKFGFPMAFTTTMLSWSVVEFGELMPAEELQNAAVAIRWATDYLLKTVSHPGLVFVQVGNPVRDHSCWERPEDMDTARTVYSVSAERPGSEVVAETAAALAAASMVFRDDDPDYSRELLENAVRAFEFADTYKGAYSDDPGLKAGVCPFYCDFDGYQDELLWGAAWLRRASQNDSFLSYIQNNGKTLGADDNINEFGWDNKHAGLNVLVSKEFIQGQVLSLESYKEFADSFMCTLIPESSSSHIQYTPGGLLYKPGGSNMQHVTSISFLLLTYAKYLSKSSQTVNCGSIRVGPASLQLQAKKQIDYILGDNPMKMSYMVGYGDRYPERIHHRASSLPSVSSHPQFIACKDGSDYYKSPDPNPNPQIGAVVGGPGDDDIYEDDRADFRKSEPTTYINAPLVGALAYFVANPDAGLVLT